The stretch of DNA CGAACACAAAAATGTAATCTTAAAGTTTTGTTTTTGAAACAAATCAATTAATTGCAACATTCTACTACCAGCAGCAGTTGAATTTGGCTCGGGCCAAACTGTTCCAATGATTACAAGATGTTTTTGCATATTACAAATATAGAATTAAAGTTTAATTTTTAGGTTTTGCATTAGTTTAAACAATGCGAAGCATTGTACTCTTTTACGCAGAATAGTCTGAAAAAGCTCTGAAATTCAGGACAAAGTCCGCAGAGTTTTTCAGATGGTTTTAATCGAAGATTAAAAATTCCTCGTAAAAGTGTCCTTTCTTTTGGTTCGTTTTCTTTGGACAAGCAAAGAAAATGAATGTAAAAAGGCAAAATTGTTAATAAAATGTTGACTTTTAAATTTTATTTCGTTCTTGATTAGGCATATTAAATCTTAATTTTAACCTAAATTCAGTTTGAAAACTGAATCGACTATTTTGATAAATTTAATCAAAATGTCGAGGTTAACCTAGACAAAATCTTCGATTTTCGTCTACTCTTGAGCAAAATACGCTAATGCGTATTTTGGGTTTAAACTATATATTTTTATTATGAGAATAGAAAGCGATTTAAAATTAGGTTTTAAAGATGTTATGTTTCGTCCGAAACGTTCCACATTAAAAAGTCGTTCACAAGTAGATTTAGAGCGCGAATACAAATTTTTACACAGTCCGTTTAAATGGAAAGGAATCCCGATTATGGGAGCCAATATGGATACTGTGGGAACTTTTGAAATGGCACTTTCTTTAGCTCAAAAACAATTATTTACAGCGGTTCATAAACATTACACGGTTGAAGAATGGAAGTTTTTTATGAATACTGCTCCTAGCGACATTATCAATTATATTGCAGTAAGTACAGGAACAGGTAAAAAAGATATTGAAAAAGTCTTAGAAATTTTTAAGCAAAACCCTGAATTACAATTTTTATGTATTGATGTGGCGAATGGTTATTCGGAACATTTTGTAGATTTTGTAAAAAAAATGCGTGGTTATTTACCTGAAAAAGTAATTATTGCGGGTAACGTAGTTACTGGAGAAATGGTAGAAGAATTGTTGCTTTCGGGCGCTGATATTGTAAAAGTAGGTATTGGTCCTGGTTCTGTTTGTACGACTCGAGTTAAAACAGGTGTTGGTTATCCACAATTATCGGCAATTATTGAATGTGCTGATGCAGCGCATGGATTAGGCGGACACATTATTAGTGATGGCGGTTGTAGCGTTCCCGGTGATGTAGCCAAAGCTTTTGGTGCTGGTGCCGATTTTGTAATGTTGGGCGGTATGCTTGCCGGTCATGACGAAAGTGGAGGAGAGCTGATAGAGAAAAACGATGAGAAATATAAATTTTTTTATGGCATGAGTTCAAGTACTGCTATGACGAAACATGTTGGTGGAGTAGCAGAGTATAGAGCAAGTGAAGGTAAAACGGTTCAAGTTCCTTATCGTGGTCCTGTCGAAGATACGGTTTTGGATATTCTAGGCGGTTTGAGAAGTACTTGTACCTATGTGGGTGCGGCTCAATTAAGAGAATTATCAAAACGAACCACTTTCATTAGAGTTACTGAACAAGAGAATCGAGTTTTTACGAAGTAAGTAAAAAGTAAAAAGTAAAAAGTAATTTTGCACTAACCACTAACCACTAAAAAATGTCAATTTTTAAATACTGTCCCAATTGTAAATCTGAAAATATTGAACATCCAAATCATGTTCGGTTTTTGTGTCACGATTGTAATTTTACGTATTACCATAATATAGCAGCGGCGGTTGCTATAGTTTTTACTTTTGAAGATAAAGTTTTATTTACCGTTCGCAATGTTGACCCAGATAAAGGGAAATGGGATTTACCAGGCGGATTTATAGATCCAGGAGAAAATGCTGAAGAAGCAGCTTGTCGTGAAATAAATGAAGAATTAGGAATACAAGTGAAACCAAATGATTTAAAGTACATTACTACTTCACCTAATAATTATTTATACAAAAATGTTCCCTACAGAACAATGGATATTTTTTATGAATGTCCTTTACAGACCGATTTTATTAATATAAATGCTGAAGATGAAATTCAGGATTTGATTTGGGTAAAACGTTCCGAAATAGATTTGAACCAAATTGGTTTTGTTTCTATTCGAAAAGTCATTGGAGAAAACTATATAAAATAGCATTTACCCTCTTTTCATTTCGCGAATTATCTTATTCGTTCTTCTATCAGCATACATTCGGTTTAAAGCGGTAACCGCCCAAATAAATGCGGGTATCCAACCAATAATCGTAATTTGTAAAAGCAAACATATAAATCCGGATAATATTTTACCTTGTAGCATTAAACTCAACCAAGGAAAGAAAAAAGCAATTACGTAGCGCATGATGATGATTCGTTTTTTGATGTACTAGTTAGTAGTAAAATCAACTTCAATGTCACACTTATTTGTTTTCAGCGAATTCACGCCTTGAAGTTTGTATAGCTTCCATATTTCCTTTTGCCCAAAGCACTAAACCGTGTAAATGTGGTAATAAAGATTTTCCTCTTTCGGTAAGTTGATATTCTACTTTAGGAGGAATTTGAGGATATACAGTTCTGTTTACTAAACCATCAGATTCTAATGTCTTTAGAGTTACAGCAAGCATTTTTTGAGAAATAGACGCTATAGTTTTATGAATTTCATTAAAGCGTAAAATTCCTTCCTCTTCTAAAACTAATAAAACGAGTACCGACCATTTATCTCCTATGCGATCAATTACATTTCTAATTGGACAATCTTCAATATTTGAAAATTTATTTAAATTTTTTTCTTCCATAATCCTTTGAAATATGCATTACTAACCAAAAGGTAAGTATTTGATTTTAAGGTAACTTCTTGTTTGAATTAAAATTTGTGACTACCTTTGGTTACCAAAAGTAAGTAAAAAACTTTTAGTAATCTAATAATCATTTAAAAAAATATAGTTATGACAATAGGAATTACAGGAGCTACAGGACAATTAGGACAATTGGTAGTTCAAAATTTAAAAGAAAGAAATACTGATGCAAACATTGTAGCATTAGTAAGAGATCCAAAAAAAGCAGCAGATTTAGGTGTTGAAGCAAGAGTATTTGATTACAATCAACCTGAAACACTTGCAGAAGCTTTAAAAGGAATTGATAAGTTATTATTAATTTCAGGAAACGAAATTGGTAACAGAAGTGCTCAACATACAAATGTTATTGAGGCAGCAAAAAAAGCTGGTGTAAAATTAATTGCTTATACGAGTTTATTACATGCTGATAAATCTTCATTAGCTTTAGCTGGAGAACATTTAGAAACAGAAACTTTATTAAAAGAATCGGGAATTCCTTATGTTATTTTACGCCACGGATGGTATACTGAAAATTATGTTGGAGGTTTAAGCGGAGTTGTAGAACACGGAACATTTTATGGTAGTGCAGGAGATGGAAAAATTGCATCTGCCTCTAGAGCCGATTTCGCAATTGTTGATGCTGAAGTTTTAGTTACAGAAGGACATGAAGGAAAAACTTATGAATTAGCAGGAGATGAAATTTTTACTTTATCAGATTTTGCAAAATCACTTTCTGAAGTTGCTGGAAAAGAATTAAAGTATCAAAATTTACCAGTTGAAGAATATGCAAAAGTTTTAGAAGGATTTGGTTTACCAGAAGGTGTAGCACAATTCTTTGCTGGAACACATATTGGAACTGAAAAAGGAGATTTGTTTGATGATAGTAAAACATTATCAAAATTGATAGGAAAACCAACAACTAGCTTAAAAGCTGTTTTAAAAGCTTCTCTATAAAAAGTTTTAAAAAAGGCTTAATTATAAGAAATAATTAAGCCTTTTTTATGTTTAGAAGTTTTAAATTTGGTTTTTTAAAAAATATGAACAACCATTACATTTATTGTTTAGAAGAAGTAGCCGATGTTGAGGCAGCAAATAATAGCATTATTTTACCTGCTTTAGAAAACTTGGCTTTACACTACGGAATTACGAATGTTTATAAAACTTGTGACAGTATTGAAACATTTGAAGAAAGTTTGAGTACGCTTTTGTATGAAGATAAACATTTTAAAGATTATGCCATTATTTACTTAGTGGTAAAAGGAAAGTCAAACCAAATAAATATTGGCAATTATTATTTTTCGTTTGAAGAAATTGCAGAACTTTTTGAAGGAAAGTTAAATGACAAAATTGTTCATTTTTCAAACTTATTTCAACTCGATTTAGAAGAAGAAACGTTTCAATATTTTCTTGATGTAACTGGCGCTAAAGCAATTTCAGGTTATAGTAACAGAGTGCCTATTTTAAGTACAATTCTCGATAATTTGTTTTTTTCAATTTATGAAGAAGACGATGACATGTTTAGTGCTGTTGAAACACTTTTTGAAAAACAATATGCCTTGTGTAAAAGCCTAGGATTTAGATTGTATTATTGATTTTTTTACAAATCAGCTTTAGTTCTCAACAAAATAATATTCTTGGAACGATTTGAACATTTTTTGTAGATCTTCCTGTTACATGATTTTTTTCTAAAAAACACACTTTACTGACGTTTTTAATGAATTAAGAGGAGTAAACTTATTAACAATCCGCCACATTTTTTAATTCTATTTTACTCAACATAAACGCAATTTACACGCAACTTATTTCTTAAGACTTCTTGCAAAATGTTTATGTATTTGGGCTTCCGAAGATTCAAAAAAAGAAAGTAGATCAAAGGCATTTTAATCTTATTATGTTAATATCTTCATTTGAATTTCAATTTTAATTTTTTCAATTTTGTTAGCAACAGTACAGCCCCTATTAATTGAACTATTTTTAAGTATTAATTAAATTTTATACGCCATTGAAATCAGAAGTTTCTATTTTAAAAACTGAAATTGAAGCATTAAAAAAGAGTTTGCTAGATCTACAACAACAAGCTCAACAAGACATTTGGTACGACGGTTCCGATGTAAAACGCTTATTCCACATTAGCGAATCAACTTTAACACGCTATCGTAAAGAAGGAAAAATTCCGTTTACGAAACTTGGGGGTAAATATTTTTATCCTAAACAATACTTTACCAAGAGCTTAATGGATAAAATGCAAAATAAGGAGCTTTTGTAGTTTACGGTTTATAGTTTACGGTTTACGGTTTATAGTTTACAGTTTACAGTTTACGGTTTACGGTTTATAGTTAATTGTTTGCAATCTTCAATTAACGGATACCCCATTATTCCTATTTATTCTTACTTAATACCCATTTCGTTCGTATAAAGTTATGTTTTTGCGAAGCACTAACGAACATGCTCCGAAGCAAATACGAACAAAACCCCTATAAAATGACCCCCAACCCATCAAATACTTCCAATACCTATCAAAACCTATCAATACTTATCAAAAGTTGTCAAAAGCTATCAGATTATAGCAAAGTCTTTTATTAGGTATTAAAAACCGTAAAAACATATTAAATCGTTGTTAATCAATACCTTGTGATTGTATTTTGAAATTCTCTTTTTACTTTTGAAACGTTATTTGATAAGCGCGCATCAAAAACAAAAGGTAAATTATTAATTCATAAATTTTTTTTAAGAGTATGGGAACGTACAACAAAGGTATTTTAGGAGCATTTTCAGGTAAAGTAGGTCCAGTGGTAGGTGCTACGTGGCGTGGTAAAGACGTAATGCGTAGTTTACCCAAAAAGAGTAATCGTTTGGCAACGCCATTTCAACAACAACAACGCACTAAGTTTACCATGACCAATGAATTTTTGGGTGGTGTGCAGCCGGTTATTAAACGCTATTTTGGCAACGATACAGGATTAAAAACTCGTAGAAATGCAGCCATGTCTTATTTGATGAAAGAGGCAATTGTGTTTAATGATCCTAATTATGAGTGGGATTACACCAAGGTTTTGATTAGTAAAGGTGATTTGTTAGGAATTAACAACGGAGCTGTTGTTGCAGGAACTGGGCAAAATTTAGATTTTTCTTGGACCGATAACAGCGGACAAGGAGAAGCTGCTGCGACTGATAAGTTGGTCGTAGTAGTATACGAGCCTACCACAAAGGCTACAGTGTACAGTTTGGAGGCAGGAAGTAGAAGTAGTGGAAGTGCTTCTTTAGAATTACCCAATTTTTTAAGCGGACTTGAAGTGCAAGTTTGGGCTACTTTTGTTTCTGCAGATGATAAGTTATTTGCCACCAGTTTGTATTTAGGTGCTATAACTGTAGGATAATCTTAGTGTTGGTTAGTGTTCACACTAAGGATACAATGCCCTACCAGAAATGGTGGGGTATTTTTTTGACCATTGCCTTCGAGAGCCTCAGGCAACGGTTTTATTGAGAAATTTGATTGGTGGCTGAGGTTCTCGAAGCCACTTTTTATTATGGTTCAAGTTATAAGTTTTACGCATTTTTATTTTTTAACACTACTCGTACGGATTTCCACATTTTTATTCCATCCACTTTATTTACTTTCGTTAAGAAAGTTCCTACGTATTTTTACCAGGTATGAAAATCAGGTATTTTTACGGGTTGTAAAAGCCCTTTTTTTTCGTTATGTTTGGAACTATTAAAATCATTTGAAATGATTGATAAAAAGAAATTATCAGAACGCGATATTTGCACAAAATTTATAACACCTGCTATTCAAAATGCGGGTTGGAACTTGCAATCTCAAGTGCTTGAAGAAGTGACTTTTACTGATGGTAAAATTTATGTTCGTGGTAAATTGACTGCTCGTGGTGAAAGAAAAAGAGCGGATTATTTATTGTACTATCAAGACAATCCAATTGCTATTATTGAGGCAAAAGATAACAAGCATTCGGTTCGTGCAGGTATTCAACAAGCGCTTAACTATGCTAGAATATTAGATATCCCAAGTGTGTTTAGTAGTAATGGTGATGGTTTTGTGTATCATGATAGAACAGTAAATGATGATTCTATTGAAACCGAATTAGCTTTAGAAGACTTTCCTTCTCCAGAAGCATTATGGATGAAGTACAAACACTATAAAGGTATAGTTACTGAACAAGGCGAAAAGATTGCTTTACAAAAATACTTTTCGGATGGTTCGGGAAGAAAGCCACGATATTACCAACAAATTGCGATTAACCGAACTGTTGAAGCTATTGCCAATGGACAAAACCGAATTTTGTTAGTTATGGCAACTGGTACTGGAAAAACGTATACGGCTTTTCAAATTATTCATCGACTATGGAAAAGTGGTGCTAAGAAAAGAATTTTATTTCTTGCCGATAGAACTGCTTTGATTGACCAAACCAAACGTGGGGATTTCAAACATTTTAAAGATAAAATGACGGTGGTTAAAAACCGTATGATTGATAAAAGTTATGAAATTTATTTGGCTTTATATCAAGGTTTATCGGGTGCGGATGAAGATGCGAATGCTTACAAACAGTTTTCACCTGATTTTTTTGATTTAATTATTATTGATGAGTGTCATAGAGGAAGTGCCAAAGAAGATAGTGCATGGAGAGAAATTTTAACATATTTCAAAAATGCTACTCATGTAGGTTTAACTGCAACACCTAAAGAAACCAAAGAAACCAGTAATACTGAATATTTTGGAGAACCAGTTTATACGTATTCTTTAAAACAGGGAATTGATGATGGCTTTTTAGCGCCTTACAAAGTTATTCGTGTGGTATTGAATGTAGATGCAGAAGGCTACAGACCTGAACAAGGTAAAACTGATAAAGACGGAAACGAAGTAGAGGATAGAATTTACAATAGAAAAGATTTTGACCGAAGTTTAGTCATTGACGAGCGAACGGATACCGTTGCTAAAAAAGTAACCGAATATCTAAAAGGTTTTGACCGTTTTGCTAAAACGATTATTTTCTGTGTAGATATTGACCATGCCGAACGTATGCGAAATGCTATTGCGCGTCATAATGCTGATTTGGTTTCAGAAAATTATAAGTATGTGATGCAAATTACAGGGGATAATGAAGAAGGAAAACGTGAGTTGGACAACTTTATTAACCCAGAAGAAAAATATCCTGTAGTTGCTACAACCTCTGAATTAATGACCACTGGTGTTGATGCGCAAACTTGTAAAGTAATTGTGCTTGATGCCAACATTAATTCCATGACGAAATTCAAACAAATTGTAGGTCGTGGTACGCGTATCAATGAAGAGTTTAATAAATTGTATTTTACGATTTTAGATTTTAGAAACGCCACCGACAACTTTGCTGACCCTGAGTTTGATGGACATCCGTTACGTGTTAAACCCATTACAGAAGACCTTGATTTAGAAACTATCATTGACGAAGAAGAAACAGAAGACACTCCAATTATTGATGAAGTTACAGGAGATGAAATTATAATGGCTCCTGCGGTAGTAAGAGAGCCATCAAGTAAAGATGAGTATCAAAAAAGACCGAAACAATATGTGAATGGGGTGGATGTTTCTATTTTGGTAAGTAGAGAATTGTATTTTGACAATGATGGAAAACCTATTACAACGAGTTTAAAAGATTACACAAAAAATATTATACAAAAGAATTTTGCCTCTTTAGACGATTTTCTTTTAAAATGGAATACTTCTGATAAAAAAGAAGCGATTATTAAAGAATTGCAAGAGCAAGGTGTTATGGTTGAATCGTTGTATGAAGCTGTTGATAAACAAGTCGATTTATTTGATTTGGTTTGTCACGTAGCTTTTGACCAACCGCCATTAACACGAAAAGAACGTGCAAATAACGTTAAAAAACGAAATTATTTTACCAAATATGGCGAACAAGCACGCAAAGTATTAGAAGCTTTATTAGACAAATATGCCGATGAAGGTGTTGAAAATATTGAGAGCTTTGACGTATTACGTGTAAAACCATTTGACGATTTTGGTTCGCCACTAGAGATTATTTCTCATTTTGGTAACAAACAAAAGTATTTAGACGCAGTAAAAGAATTAGAAAACGAATTATATAGAAAAGCATAAATGCCATTCATCAAAGTATATATTCATTTTGTTTGGAGTACCAAAAATAGATTTCCATTTCTTAATTCATTAGAGTTGAGAGAGAAAATGTGGAAACACATCAAAGAAAATGGAAAAGAAAAAGGAATTTTTATTGATTTTGTAAATGGGTATAGTGACCATTGTCATTGTTTGGTTTCATTGAAATCTGACCAGACAATTCAAAAGGTAATCCAAATGATAAAGGGAGAATCTGCATTTTGGTTTAATAATCAAAATTTTATTCTTGAAAAATTTGGTTGGCAAGACGAATATTTTGCGGTTTCGGTTTCGGAATCAATGATTGAAAATGTTAGAAATTATATCCGAAATCAAGAAACACATCATTCCAAAAAACCATTTGATGACGAATATAATAAAATGATTGATGTATATGGATTTCAAAAATTTAATGATAATCTGAATCAATAGAAATGGGTTTCAACCCATTTGGTATAATGGATAAAAACAATGATTCCAATAATGGGTTTTAACCCTAAATTAAAATAACATATGATTATTAAATTAAATAATTGAAATATTATCGGATGGTTTGAAACCCATCCCAATTGAAAAATAAATATTATTAAATGGGTTGTAATTCATTCCGATTAAAATAAAACAAACATTAAAATTATTATCGGATGGTTTGAAACCCATCCCAATTGAAAAAAATAGAAATTAATTTTATTATCGGATGGTTTGAAACCCATCCCAATTGAAAATAGAAATTAATATTATTATCAGATGGGTTAAATCCCATCCCAATTGAAAAAAACAAATATTGATATTAATATTATTATTATTATTAAAATTATTATCAGATGGGTTGAAACCCATCCCAATTGAAATAAACAAAACAAATTAATATACAAACATGTCAAACATATCCTCAATACTAAAATCCATACAAACCATCATGTGGCAAGACACTGGTCTAAATGGCGATGCGCAACGCATTGAACAATTAGGCTGGATGCTCTTTCTAAAAATATTCTCCGATAAAGACAAAGAACTCGAATTACTAGACGACAATTATACGTCGCCTATTCCTGATGAATTGCATTGGGTAAAAGAAAAAGGCAATTGGGCAGGCGATGACGAAGGCATGACAGGCGACGAATTGCTAGAGTTTGTAGATAGAAAATTGTTTCCTGCATTGCGCAATATTGACGTAAGTTCTGGTAACCGCCGTGCATTGATTGTACGTGAGGTTTTTGAAGGGAACAACAACTACATGAAAAGTGGTATCAACATTCGTAAGGTGTTGAACAAATTGAATGAAATTGACTTCAACATTGCCAAAGACCGTCATGCTTTTGGAGAACTATATGAAAGTATTTTAAAAGGCTTACAAAGTGCTGGTAAAAGTGGGGAGTTTTACACGCCTCGTGCCATTACCAGTTTCATTACTGAAATGATTAACCCACAATTGGGTGAAAAAATACTAGACCCTGCTTGTGGAACCGGTGGTTATTTGACTTGTGCCATTGAACATTTAAAAGAACAAGCCAACAGTGTAGAAGACCGCAAAAGTATAGCTGAAAACGTAATGGGTTGGGAATACAAACCACTACCGTATTTGTTAGCTACAACCAACTTGATTTTACACGATATGGAAGTGCCTAATATTCGTTTTGGCGATGCTTTAGACCAACCGTTGTCTAACTTTACCGAAAAGCACCGTGTTAACGCTATTTTAGCCAACCCACCGTTTGGAGGTATTGTAGCCAATAACAATGAAAACAATTTTCCGCAGAATTATAGAACTAAGGAAAGTGCCGACTTGTTCCTGATTTTAATGATTCATTTATTAAAACAAGGTGGAAGAGCCGGTATTGTATTACCTGATGGCTCGTTAACAGGTGATGGTGTAAAACAACGTGTGCGCCAAAAATTATTGGAAGAATGTAATTTACACACCATTATCCGTTTGCCTAACTCCGTGTTTCAACCGTATGCTACTGTAGCGACGAATTTGTTGTTTTTTACCAAAGGCACGCCCACCAAAGAAGTGTGGTATTACGAACACCGTTTGCCTGAAGGTCAAAAAGCCTACAACAAAACCAAACCGATACAAGCCAAAGAGTTTAACCCAATAAAAACTTGGTGGAACGACCGCAAAGAAAGCGATATTGCTTGGAAAGTAGATATTCAAACTATTATAGACCGCAACTATGATTTAGATATTAAAAACCCTACGAAGCAAGAAGAAGTACATGAGTATAGTAGTGTGGAATTAATGGAACTATTACATACTTCTTTTGAGAAAAGCAATGCCTTGTTGAACCAATTAAAAGAAGTTGTTAAATGAAATTAGGTAAAGCTTTGAAAATGGGTTTGGCAAAATCTATTCAGATAAATGATACTTCTGAATATACAATTGCAGGTGTTCAATCTTATGGTAAAGGTGTAATAAACAGAAGAAATGAAATTGGTAAAAACCTTAAGATGAAAAAATATCAGGTTATTGAACCCGATTACTTAATGTGGTGTAAGGTTGATACAAAAAATGGTGCATTTGGAATAACTAAGGAGGAGCATAGAGGTAGTCTTGCTTCAACAAATATGGCTTTGGCGAAAATTGATACAGAAAAATTTAATCCAAGTTTTATAGAAAAACTATTTTCATTTGATTTTTTCATAAAAATATAACACATTTATCTTCTGGAAGCACAAATAGGAAGTATTTAACTCCAAAACAACTTTTTGAAATGGTTGAAATACCAGCCATTAATAAAAATGAGCAAGATGATTTCATTTTATTAGTTGATAAAATTGAACGAATAGATTTAAATTCTGAATTAACCCACCAACTCGACCTAATCAAACAACTGCGTCAAGCATTTTTGCGTGAAGCAATGCAAGGCAAGTTAATTACGAATGATAAATTACGAATTACGAATGGTGAAACCGGTCATGAATTGTTAGCCAAAATAAAAGAGGAGAAAGCACAATTAATAGCCGAGAAAAAACTCAAAAAAGAAAAAGAATTACCACCCATTACAGAAGATGAAATTCCTTTTGAAATTCCTGAACATTGGGCTTGGTGTAGGTTGGGGGAGATTGCTGAAATTAAAAGAGGTAAAAGTCCTAAATATTCTGAGAATGGTGTATTTAAAATGTTAAATCAAAAGTGTGTAAGATGGTATTTTATTAATATTGAAAATTCTAAAGCTGTCGATGAGAATTGGTTAAATTCACTAGATAAAGATTTAAAAATAAAAGAAAATGACTTATTAGTTAACTCGACTGGTGATGGAACAATTGGTCGTTCAGGAATTGCTGATATTTTGTGTGATGATTATATGTTTGATTCA from Flavobacterium haoranii encodes:
- a CDS encoding restriction endonuclease subunit S, producing the protein MVEIPAINKNEQDDFILLVDKIERIDLNSELTHQLDLIKQLRQAFLREAMQGKLITNDKLRITNGETGHELLAKIKEEKAQLIAEKKLKKEKELPPITEDEIPFEIPEHWAWCRLGEIAEIKRGKSPKYSENGVFKMLNQKCVRWYFINIENSKAVDENWLNSLDKDLKIKENDLLVNSTGDGTIGRSGIADILCDDYMFDSHILRVRSFMEIKQKYLCHIINSEYGQSLIDSIKGATSTKQTELGVNNLSNFPIPLPPLHEQEQIVAKLEELLAFCDGLEESIKESQGYNEKLLQQVLREALQGKQVEV